The following coding sequences lie in one Sinorhizobium fredii USDA 257 genomic window:
- a CDS encoding pseudouridine synthase — MTSKDKSTGPGKGKDRKGNFPSGDKKANAARPVKSAAPKADVGIDEPQRISKILSRAGVASRRDVERMIMEGRVKLNGVVLDTPVVNATLADGIEVDGHPIRGIERTRLWLYHKPAGLVTTNSDPEGRPTVFDNLPDDLPRVLSIGRLDINTEGLLLLTNDGGLARALELPSTGWLRRYRVRAHGEIDQEALDRLKDGIAVEGVLYGAIEATLDRVQGSNVWITMGLREGKNREIKNVLGALGLDVNRLIRISYGPFQLSELPEGHVQEIRGRTLRDQLGPRLIAEAKANFDAPLYNDQPAAVEAEIHSDGAADKGRPERSTWREKPEDKRERALARLDTQRDDSHSRDRRDRPRERFEDRPARAPAKRSRTANVWMAPGARPVAEKKPKAAEEDVSAKPARRERPEGAPKTKRYGRTKDGSATKTSAKFDPDRKTGAAKGAARPDRAPRPSVKRTDEDGDWISASEPVRRKDDARDGGFERRRPFDAGERKSRDHGDRPPRREGSERPRGERPARAAGEGRAFSEKPRTSRSKADRPKGREGGDRPFGDRPTGKPPGGKPAGGKSFGQRSSGPRGGKPGGGRPGGGKPGGGKPGGSKPGGRTGGGKPRGKGK, encoded by the coding sequence ATGACATCCAAAGACAAGTCCACCGGGCCCGGCAAGGGAAAAGATCGCAAGGGTAATTTCCCTTCCGGCGACAAGAAAGCCAACGCGGCACGACCCGTCAAGAGCGCGGCGCCCAAAGCTGACGTCGGCATCGACGAGCCGCAACGCATCTCGAAAATCCTGTCGCGCGCCGGCGTTGCCTCGCGCCGCGACGTCGAGCGGATGATCATGGAGGGACGCGTTAAGCTCAACGGCGTCGTGCTCGATACGCCGGTCGTCAATGCAACGCTCGCCGACGGCATCGAGGTCGACGGCCATCCGATCCGCGGCATCGAGCGGACGCGCCTCTGGCTCTACCACAAGCCGGCTGGCTTGGTGACGACCAATTCCGATCCGGAGGGCCGGCCGACGGTGTTCGACAACCTGCCGGACGATCTGCCGCGCGTGCTGTCGATCGGCCGCCTCGACATCAATACCGAGGGCCTGCTGCTGTTGACGAACGACGGGGGGCTTGCCCGCGCTCTCGAATTGCCGTCGACCGGTTGGTTGCGGCGCTACCGCGTCCGCGCGCATGGCGAGATCGATCAGGAAGCGCTTGACCGGCTGAAGGACGGCATCGCCGTCGAAGGTGTCCTCTACGGTGCGATCGAGGCGACGCTCGACCGGGTTCAGGGATCGAACGTCTGGATCACCATGGGCCTGCGCGAAGGCAAGAACCGCGAGATCAAGAACGTGCTCGGGGCGCTCGGGCTGGACGTGAACCGGCTGATCCGCATTTCCTATGGTCCGTTCCAACTGAGCGAGCTGCCGGAGGGCCATGTCCAGGAAATCCGTGGCCGCACGCTCCGCGATCAGCTTGGCCCGCGCCTGATCGCGGAAGCGAAGGCGAATTTCGATGCGCCGCTCTACAACGACCAGCCGGCCGCGGTGGAGGCGGAGATCCACAGCGACGGTGCTGCCGACAAGGGCAGGCCGGAGCGCAGCACTTGGCGCGAAAAGCCGGAGGACAAGCGCGAACGTGCGCTTGCACGCCTCGATACGCAGCGTGATGACAGCCATTCCCGCGATCGTCGAGACCGTCCCCGCGAGAGATTCGAGGATCGTCCGGCCCGGGCGCCGGCGAAGCGCAGCCGAACCGCGAATGTCTGGATGGCGCCTGGCGCACGGCCCGTCGCCGAAAAGAAGCCAAAGGCGGCCGAGGAAGACGTTTCAGCGAAACCAGCCCGTCGCGAGCGTCCGGAAGGTGCGCCGAAGACGAAGCGTTATGGGCGCACGAAGGATGGTTCGGCCACGAAGACATCGGCAAAGTTCGATCCGGATCGCAAGACAGGTGCCGCCAAGGGTGCTGCTCGGCCGGATCGCGCCCCGCGTCCATCGGTCAAACGCACCGACGAGGACGGAGACTGGATCAGCGCCAGCGAGCCGGTTCGCCGCAAGGACGACGCTCGCGACGGCGGTTTCGAACGGCGCCGTCCCTTTGATGCCGGAGAACGGAAGTCGCGCGACCATGGCGATCGCCCGCCGCGGCGTGAAGGCAGCGAGCGCCCTCGCGGCGAACGTCCGGCGCGGGCTGCAGGCGAGGGTCGCGCATTCTCCGAAAAGCCGCGGACAAGCCGCAGCAAGGCCGACCGCCCCAAGGGCCGCGAAGGCGGAGATCGGCCGTTCGGCGATCGGCCCACCGGCAAGCCGCCCGGCGGCAAGCCGGCGGGGGGCAAGTCCTTCGGTCAGCGCTCCAGCGGTCCCCGCGGTGGCAAGCCCGGTGGCGGCCGTCCTGGCGGAGGCAAACCCGGCGGCGGCAAGCCTGGCGGCAGCAAGCCCGGCGGTCGCACGGGCGGCGGCAAGCCCCGCGGCAAGGGGAAGTAA
- the rsmD gene encoding 16S rRNA (guanine(966)-N(2))-methyltransferase RsmD, translating into MRIVGGEFRGRTLAAPKSNDIRPTTDRTRESLFNILSHSYPEALDGARMLDLFAGTGAVGLEALSRGCRQALFVEQGVEGRGLIRVNIEALGLQGRAKIFRRDATDLGPVGTIEPFHLVFVDPPYAKGLGERALEQAAAGGWLVPGALVVLEERADVRPQLSGAFEPLDDRAFGDTRMHFYRFLGA; encoded by the coding sequence GTGCGCATCGTCGGCGGAGAGTTTCGGGGTCGCACGCTCGCCGCGCCCAAGTCCAACGATATCCGGCCGACCACCGACCGGACGCGCGAAAGCCTGTTTAACATCCTGAGCCACAGCTACCCCGAGGCGCTCGACGGCGCCCGCATGCTCGACCTCTTCGCCGGCACTGGTGCGGTTGGACTCGAGGCCCTGTCGCGAGGCTGCCGGCAGGCGCTTTTCGTCGAACAGGGGGTCGAGGGGCGCGGGCTCATCAGGGTCAATATCGAAGCGCTCGGCCTGCAGGGCCGTGCCAAGATCTTTCGCCGCGATGCCACGGATCTCGGCCCGGTCGGTACGATAGAACCGTTTCATCTGGTTTTCGTGGATCCCCCCTATGCCAAGGGGCTCGGCGAACGCGCGCTCGAGCAGGCGGCGGCCGGCGGATGGCTCGTGCCGGGCGCCCTGGTGGTGCTGGAGGAGCGGGCCGATGTGCGGCCGCAATTGTCCGGCGCCTTTGAGCCGCTCGACGATCGCGCCTTCGGCGACACGCGAATGCATTTCTACCGATTTCTTGGCGCTTGA
- a CDS encoding patatin-like phospholipase family protein has protein sequence MEQHVSARRNRPDTIGEPTIAVAFGGGGARGLAHIHVIEALDEMGIRPMAIAGSSIGAIMGAGMAAGMTGKEIRDYTFSTVGNRGEVLNRLWQLRPGSLSEAVSSGFRFGQFNIERVLKAFLPEAIPTRFSDLLIPLKVTATDYYGQTERVCESGDLHQAIAASCALPAIFIPVKIAGRVMIDGGMYNPVPFDHLRELADIVVAVDVVGGPDGDGKTIPSRIDSLFGASQLMMQSIIAMKMKAGAPDILLRPDVGRFRALDFLRAREVLAATAATKEQLKRALCDRIDQWQAGR, from the coding sequence ATGGAGCAGCACGTATCTGCACGGCGCAACCGGCCGGACACGATAGGTGAACCGACGATCGCCGTCGCGTTTGGCGGCGGCGGCGCGCGCGGCCTTGCCCATATCCACGTCATCGAGGCACTCGACGAGATGGGCATCCGGCCTATGGCGATTGCCGGCTCGTCAATCGGCGCGATCATGGGTGCTGGAATGGCCGCCGGCATGACCGGCAAGGAAATCCGCGACTACACGTTTTCGACCGTCGGCAATCGCGGCGAAGTGCTCAACCGCCTTTGGCAGCTCCGTCCGGGCAGTCTGTCGGAGGCCGTGTCTAGCGGTTTCCGCTTCGGGCAATTCAACATCGAACGGGTACTGAAAGCCTTTCTCCCGGAGGCGATCCCGACGCGCTTTTCCGACCTGCTGATACCGTTGAAAGTCACGGCGACCGACTATTACGGGCAAACCGAGCGCGTTTGCGAGAGCGGCGATCTCCATCAGGCGATCGCTGCGTCCTGCGCCCTGCCGGCGATCTTCATTCCCGTGAAGATCGCCGGCCGCGTAATGATCGATGGTGGCATGTACAATCCGGTTCCCTTCGACCACCTGCGTGAACTCGCCGACATCGTCGTCGCCGTCGATGTCGTCGGCGGGCCGGACGGCGACGGCAAGACGATACCGAGCCGCATCGACAGCCTGTTCGGCGCGAGCCAGCTGATGATGCAGTCGATCATCGCCATGAAGATGAAAGCCGGCGCCCCGGATATTCTGCTCCGCCCGGATGTCGGCCGCTTCCGCGCATTGGATTTCCTGCGTGCCCGTGAGGTGCTTGCCGCCACTGCCGCGACGAAGGAGCAACTGAAGCGGGCGCTCTGTGACCGGATCGATCAATGGCAGGCGGGGCGCTGA
- a CDS encoding monovalent cation:proton antiporter-2 (CPA2) family protein, translating into MQTTQILYTQALMLLGGAVVAAPLFKRLGLGTILGYLAAGIVIGPVAQSITEGEEILHVSELGVVFLLFIIGLELKPSRLWQMRRDIFGLGTAQVAVTGLVLSFLIAFFDLLPPGGSVIAGFGLALSSTAFAMQILDESNDTNTRYGQRAFSILLLQDLAIVPLLALIPLMAARAPEATTTPLEAFAIAIAAIAALFAAGRYLLNPLFQVIARTGARDVMIAAALLVVIGAATMMQLAGLSMAMGAFLAGVLLAESSYRHELEADIEPFRGILQALFFMAVGLSLQLGVIAENYLLIVVAVPLLMAVKSLVLYGLCRATGSHHNDAVRISLLLPQGGEFGFVLFTAAAVAGVFSQGVASLLVAIVTLSMALTPVAALLSKRLLRKQDDLEDEIEEDFEGAGADVLMIGFSRFGQIAAQILLAGGRDVTIIDHSAARVRQAATFGFRIYFGDGTRLDVLRAAGIEKAKIVAVCTQKKEITDRIISLVQAEYPNARIFARSYDRLHTLELRTMGVEYELRETFESGLLFGRKTIEALGVGGEEAIAIMDDIRRRDEARLVLQEAEGITAGRHMLHSQPVRPEPLVKPKRDVNHTAETEGRILPQLPAGDNRRAGETLASAD; encoded by the coding sequence ATGCAAACCACACAAATCCTCTATACTCAGGCGCTGATGCTGCTCGGCGGCGCCGTCGTTGCTGCGCCGCTGTTCAAACGTCTCGGACTCGGTACGATTCTCGGCTATCTCGCCGCAGGTATCGTGATCGGCCCGGTCGCCCAGTCGATTACCGAGGGCGAAGAAATTCTTCACGTATCGGAACTCGGCGTCGTCTTCCTGCTGTTCATCATCGGTCTCGAACTGAAGCCATCGCGACTATGGCAGATGCGGCGCGACATTTTCGGCCTCGGCACGGCGCAGGTCGCGGTGACAGGCCTCGTACTGTCTTTCCTAATCGCGTTCTTCGATCTGCTGCCGCCGGGCGGAAGCGTCATCGCCGGATTCGGCCTTGCGCTTTCATCGACGGCCTTTGCCATGCAGATTCTCGATGAGAGCAACGATACGAACACGCGCTACGGTCAGCGCGCCTTTTCCATCCTCCTGCTCCAGGACCTGGCAATCGTCCCTCTCCTTGCGCTGATCCCCTTGATGGCGGCGCGGGCACCGGAGGCCACGACCACGCCGCTCGAGGCCTTCGCGATCGCGATCGCGGCCATCGCTGCGCTATTCGCGGCCGGCCGCTACCTGCTCAACCCCCTTTTTCAGGTAATCGCCCGCACCGGAGCCCGCGACGTCATGATCGCCGCAGCGCTGCTCGTCGTCATAGGCGCGGCGACGATGATGCAGTTGGCGGGCCTTTCGATGGCCATGGGCGCCTTTCTGGCGGGCGTGCTGCTCGCCGAATCTTCCTATCGCCACGAGCTCGAAGCCGACATCGAGCCGTTCCGCGGTATCCTCCAGGCGCTGTTCTTCATGGCGGTCGGGCTATCGCTGCAACTCGGCGTCATCGCCGAGAACTATCTGCTGATTGTGGTCGCCGTGCCGCTGCTCATGGCGGTGAAAAGCCTGGTCCTCTATGGGCTTTGTCGCGCGACGGGTTCCCATCACAATGATGCCGTGCGCATCAGCCTGCTTCTGCCACAGGGTGGCGAATTCGGCTTCGTGCTCTTCACGGCCGCCGCCGTTGCCGGCGTCTTCTCGCAAGGGGTCGCCTCCCTGCTCGTCGCGATCGTCACGCTATCCATGGCATTGACGCCCGTGGCGGCGCTGCTTTCGAAGCGGCTGCTGCGTAAACAGGATGATTTGGAAGACGAGATTGAGGAGGATTTCGAAGGCGCTGGCGCCGACGTCCTGATGATCGGCTTTTCGCGCTTCGGCCAGATCGCCGCGCAGATCCTTCTGGCCGGCGGCCGTGACGTTACGATCATCGACCATTCGGCTGCACGCGTTCGTCAGGCTGCGACTTTCGGGTTCCGCATCTATTTCGGCGACGGCACGCGGCTCGACGTCTTGCGGGCGGCCGGCATCGAGAAGGCGAAGATCGTCGCTGTCTGTACGCAGAAGAAGGAGATCACCGACAGGATCATCAGTCTCGTTCAGGCGGAATACCCGAACGCCCGCATCTTCGCGCGTTCCTACGATCGCCTGCATACGCTGGAACTGCGCACCATGGGAGTCGAGTACGAGTTGCGCGAGACGTTCGAGTCCGGCCTGCTGTTCGGCCGCAAGACGATCGAGGCGCTCGGCGTCGGCGGCGAGGAAGCGATCGCCATCATGGACGACATCCGCCGCCGCGACGAGGCGCGGCTGGTGCTGCAGGAGGCCGAGGGCATCACGGCCGGCCGCCACATGCTGCATTCGCAGCCGGTACGGCCGGAACCGCTGGTCAAGCCGAAACGGGACGTCAACCACACTGCTGAGACGGAAGGGCGAATCCTGCCTCAGCTTCCGGCCGGCGACAACCGGCGGGCCGGCGAAACGTTGGCCAGTGCCGACTGA
- a CDS encoding TldD/PmbA family protein: MSETIDSAILEKRAAELVDRARQAGAETADAVVVRGRSRSVSARLGKVEATEASESDDFSLRVFVGRRVASVSANPGFDLKVLAERAVAMAKASPEDPYASLADPDRLARSYPDLDLFDTREVSSEALTEAALAAEAAALSVSGVTNSSGAGASAGMGGLVLVTSHGFSGSYMATRFGRSVSAIAGEGTKMERDYDYDSRLFFDELRSADDIGRVAGERAVARLNPRQVPTAKNVTVVFDPRMARGFVGHLAGAINGASVARKTSFLRDMMGKQIMKAGIAVTDDPLIVRGSSSRPFDGEGITGSKLSMVEDGVLKHWFLSTSAARELGLETNGRGVRGGPAVNPASTNLALEPGTISRDDLIRGVGTGFYVTELIGQGVNMVTGEYSRGASGFWIENGEITFPVSEVTIASNLKHMFMALTPADDIDRKFGIAAPTFAIEGMTLAGT; the protein is encoded by the coding sequence ATGTCCGAGACGATCGATTCCGCCATCCTCGAAAAACGCGCCGCCGAACTTGTGGACCGCGCCCGCCAGGCCGGTGCGGAGACCGCCGACGCTGTCGTCGTACGTGGTCGCTCCCGCTCGGTTTCGGCTCGGCTCGGCAAGGTCGAGGCGACGGAAGCCTCGGAAAGCGACGATTTTTCGCTTCGCGTGTTCGTGGGCCGGCGCGTCGCCAGCGTCTCGGCCAATCCGGGCTTCGATCTGAAGGTCCTGGCGGAGCGCGCGGTCGCGATGGCCAAGGCCTCGCCGGAGGACCCCTACGCCTCGCTCGCCGATCCCGACCGGTTGGCGAGATCCTATCCGGATCTGGACCTCTTCGACACGCGCGAGGTTTCGAGCGAGGCGCTGACCGAAGCGGCGCTTGCGGCCGAGGCGGCGGCGCTTTCGGTGTCCGGCGTTACCAATTCGAGCGGCGCCGGCGCCTCCGCCGGCATGGGCGGGCTGGTGCTCGTGACATCGCATGGCTTCTCGGGTTCCTACATGGCGACCCGGTTTGGCCGTTCCGTCAGCGCGATCGCCGGCGAAGGCACCAAGATGGAGCGCGACTACGACTATGACAGCCGGCTCTTTTTCGACGAGCTTCGCAGCGCCGATGATATCGGACGGGTTGCCGGCGAACGGGCCGTGGCGCGTCTCAATCCGCGGCAAGTTCCAACTGCCAAGAACGTCACCGTTGTCTTCGATCCACGCATGGCGCGCGGTTTCGTCGGTCATCTGGCGGGTGCCATCAACGGCGCGTCCGTCGCGCGCAAGACGAGCTTCCTGCGCGACATGATGGGCAAGCAGATCATGAAGGCAGGGATCGCCGTCACGGACGATCCGCTGATCGTTCGCGGCTCCTCCTCAAGGCCTTTCGACGGCGAAGGGATCACCGGTTCGAAGCTGTCGATGGTCGAGGATGGCGTCCTCAAGCACTGGTTCCTGTCGACGTCCGCGGCGCGTGAATTGGGGCTCGAAACCAACGGGCGGGGCGTACGCGGCGGCCCGGCGGTCAATCCGGCCTCGACCAACCTTGCCCTCGAGCCGGGGACGATTTCCCGCGACGATCTGATCCGCGGCGTCGGCACCGGATTCTACGTCACCGAGCTCATCGGCCAGGGCGTCAATATGGTGACGGGCGAATATAGTCGCGGCGCCTCTGGCTTTTGGATCGAGAACGGCGAGATCACCTTCCCCGTCTCGGAGGTGACGATCGCGTCCAATCTCAAGCACATGTTCATGGCCTTGACGCCTGCCGACGACATCGACAGGAAGTTCGGCATCGCCGCGCCCACCTTTGCCATCGAAGGCATGACGCTTGCCGGAACCTGA
- a CDS encoding 3'(2'),5'-bisphosphate nucleotidase CysQ, translating to MSEAALQTAPSWDEDLKLILAAAVAAGDTALGYFRKSIDVRWKNEGRSPVSEADLAANDILKTRLLAARPDYGWLSEETDDDATRLSRDTVFVVDPIDGTRAFISGKDLWCVSVAVVHRGLPTAGVLYAPALGEIFQATRDGEARKNGAAIAVRDPVPDERLQVAMAEDIAGKLAVPYRERLARVPHVPSLAYRLAMIADGRIDGTIVKKNAHDWDLAAADLILARAGGALCGLDGLPLSYNRPIVSHGVLGAGSALALPALLAASRPFDSH from the coding sequence ATGTCAGAAGCTGCCCTCCAGACCGCGCCCAGCTGGGACGAGGATCTCAAGCTCATTCTCGCCGCGGCGGTGGCCGCGGGCGATACGGCGCTCGGATATTTCCGAAAGTCCATCGATGTTCGCTGGAAGAACGAAGGCCGCTCTCCGGTGAGCGAGGCCGATCTCGCCGCGAACGACATCCTGAAGACAAGGCTGCTTGCCGCGCGGCCCGATTACGGCTGGCTCTCCGAGGAGACCGACGACGATGCGACGCGTCTTTCGCGCGACACCGTCTTCGTCGTCGACCCGATCGACGGCACGCGCGCCTTTATCTCCGGCAAGGACCTCTGGTGCGTCAGCGTCGCCGTCGTCCACCGGGGTCTGCCGACGGCGGGCGTGCTTTATGCACCGGCGCTCGGAGAAATCTTCCAGGCGACCCGTGACGGGGAAGCGCGAAAGAACGGCGCGGCGATTGCCGTGCGCGACCCGGTGCCCGACGAACGGCTGCAGGTGGCGATGGCCGAAGATATCGCCGGCAAGCTCGCCGTACCCTATCGCGAGCGGCTGGCACGCGTGCCGCACGTGCCGTCGCTCGCCTATCGGTTGGCGATGATCGCCGATGGCCGCATCGACGGCACGATCGTCAAGAAGAACGCGCATGACTGGGACCTGGCCGCCGCCGACCTCATTCTGGCACGGGCAGGCGGGGCGCTCTGTGGCCTCGACGGACTGCCCTTGTCCTACAATCGCCCGATTGTCAGTCATGGAGTCCTGGGCGCCGGATCCGCTCTGGCCCTGCCGGCATTGCTGGCCGCCTCCAGGCCGTTCGACTCCCATTGA
- a CDS encoding DUF4170 domain-containing protein, whose translation MAQNTEKKQLLHLVFGGELTTLTDVQFRDLNNLDIVGIFPDYESAHVAWKARAQMTVDNAHMRYFIVHMHRLLDPEND comes from the coding sequence ATGGCTCAGAACACCGAGAAGAAGCAGCTTCTGCACCTCGTCTTCGGCGGCGAGTTGACGACGCTTACCGACGTGCAATTCCGCGATCTCAACAACCTCGACATCGTCGGCATCTTTCCCGATTACGAGAGCGCCCACGTTGCCTGGAAGGCCAGAGCGCAGATGACCGTCGACAACGCCCATATGCGCTACTTCATCGTCCACATGCACCGGCTGCTCGACCCGGAAAATGATTGA
- the waaA gene encoding lipid IV(A) 3-deoxy-D-manno-octulosonic acid transferase has product MSSLRARLALSSYRWLGTAIYPFVGPYLALRAAKGKEDPARRRERYGHASAPRPPGPLVWFHAASVGETAAVTPLIKEIRRRGIAVVLTTGTTTSARVAAERLGTGVIHQYVPLDFKPGVSRFLEYWQPDLAIIAESEIWPMTIVELGRRHIPQVLVNGRLSDRTFARWKKRPSLADALFENLALVIAQSDIDAERFRTLGALPVMVSGNLKVDTDAPPHDPQVLREYSQQIGSRKTWAAISTFEGEEEAAGVVHHALKQRHGLLTIVVPRHPERSDAVEAALAAKGLKVARRTRGDRLTPDVDIFLGDTIGEMGLYLRLTEVAFVGRSLFAEGGQNPLEPAMLGCAVLSGANVQNFRETYQMLSKNGSAKIVRDVEMLAKGVNYLLGNDDMRRSMIDAGLETVQQMRGALTATMRGLEPYINPLIVKARLEPRAES; this is encoded by the coding sequence ATGAGTAGCCTGCGCGCACGGCTTGCGCTTTCCAGCTATCGCTGGCTTGGCACGGCGATCTACCCCTTCGTCGGGCCGTATCTGGCCTTGCGGGCGGCCAAGGGCAAGGAGGATCCGGCTCGGCGCCGCGAGCGGTACGGCCATGCGAGTGCGCCGCGCCCCCCGGGGCCGCTCGTCTGGTTTCATGCCGCCAGCGTCGGCGAAACGGCTGCAGTCACCCCACTGATCAAGGAGATCCGCCGCCGCGGCATCGCCGTGGTCCTGACCACCGGCACGACGACCTCGGCGCGGGTTGCCGCCGAACGCCTGGGCACGGGCGTCATCCATCAATATGTTCCGCTCGATTTCAAGCCGGGGGTGAGCCGCTTCCTCGAATATTGGCAGCCGGATCTGGCGATCATCGCCGAGTCGGAAATCTGGCCGATGACGATTGTCGAACTGGGCCGACGCCATATTCCGCAGGTTCTCGTCAACGGGCGCCTTTCGGATCGGACCTTCGCCCGTTGGAAAAAGCGGCCGTCGCTCGCCGATGCGCTCTTCGAGAACCTCGCGCTCGTCATCGCCCAATCCGATATCGATGCGGAACGCTTCCGCACGCTCGGCGCGCTCCCGGTGATGGTTTCCGGGAATCTCAAGGTCGACACCGACGCGCCGCCGCACGATCCGCAGGTGCTGCGCGAATATTCCCAGCAGATCGGTTCGCGCAAGACCTGGGCGGCGATCTCCACCTTCGAGGGCGAGGAAGAGGCGGCGGGGGTGGTTCACCATGCCCTGAAGCAGCGCCACGGCCTGCTGACGATCGTCGTCCCGCGTCATCCCGAGCGCAGCGATGCCGTCGAAGCGGCCTTGGCGGCCAAGGGACTGAAGGTCGCGCGGCGCACGCGCGGCGATCGCCTGACGCCCGACGTCGACATTTTTCTCGGCGACACGATCGGCGAAATGGGCCTTTATCTGCGGCTGACCGAGGTCGCCTTCGTCGGCCGTTCGCTCTTCGCCGAAGGCGGGCAGAACCCGCTGGAGCCGGCCATGCTCGGCTGCGCGGTGCTTTCGGGCGCCAATGTCCAGAATTTCCGCGAGACGTACCAGATGCTCTCCAAGAACGGCAGCGCCAAGATCGTCCGCGATGTCGAAATGCTGGCGAAGGGTGTCAACTACCTGCTCGGCAACGACGATATGCGTCGTTCGATGATCGACGCGGGACTTGAAACCGTGCAACAGATGCGCGGCGCACTGACGGCGACGATGAGGGGACTCGAACCCTATATCAACCCGCTGATCGTGAAGGCGCGGCTGGAGCCGCGCGCGGAAAGCTGA
- a CDS encoding HAD family hydrolase — MAAGNGIAGILFDKDGTLLDYVKSWVPVNYELARIAARGDESLARVLLQAGGMDPDTGHVAPDSLLAAGNTVEIATGMVDAGAPFTVEELTTLFDGMFAHSADYAVPVTDLGAFFAALHAKGYRLGVASSDNERSIRETAKRFGFENYLHYIAGYDSGYGVKPQPGMVLGFCAATGLTPEQVAVVGDNNHDMHMGRNAGVGMTIAVLTGTGSRQSLAEASDHCLADITELEAVL, encoded by the coding sequence ATGGCTGCGGGCAACGGCATCGCCGGTATTTTGTTCGACAAGGACGGCACGCTTCTCGACTATGTGAAGAGCTGGGTTCCCGTGAATTACGAACTGGCGCGCATCGCCGCCAGGGGCGATGAGAGCCTCGCGAGAGTTTTGCTTCAGGCCGGCGGCATGGACCCGGATACGGGCCACGTCGCGCCCGACAGCCTGCTCGCCGCCGGCAACACCGTGGAGATTGCGACAGGCATGGTCGATGCCGGTGCGCCGTTCACCGTGGAGGAATTGACGACGCTGTTCGACGGGATGTTTGCGCATTCCGCCGACTATGCGGTGCCGGTGACCGATCTAGGCGCCTTTTTCGCCGCACTGCATGCGAAGGGCTATCGCCTCGGCGTCGCCTCGAGCGACAACGAACGGTCGATCCGGGAAACGGCCAAGCGCTTCGGTTTCGAAAACTATCTGCACTACATCGCCGGCTATGACAGCGGCTATGGCGTCAAGCCGCAGCCAGGCATGGTGCTCGGCTTCTGCGCGGCGACCGGGCTGACGCCCGAGCAGGTGGCGGTGGTCGGAGACAACAATCACGATATGCATATGGGCCGCAATGCCGGCGTCGGCATGACCATTGCGGTGCTGACAGGCACCGGCTCGCGCCAGTCGCTGGCCGAGGCTTCCGACCATTGCCTGGCCGATATCACCGAACTTGAAGCGGTGCTCTGA
- the lpxK gene encoding tetraacyldisaccharide 4'-kinase: MVSEAPPFWWTKADWRAYALWPFSWVYGRIAAIRMDRARRAMPAVPLICVGNFTVGGAGKTPTAIALAQAAKARGLKPGFLSRGYGGSLDVTTVVDPGHHRAREVGDEPLLLAREALTVVCRRRVDGARRLAAEGADIIIMDDGFQSARLTFDFALLVIDSVRGIGNGHLVPSGPVRAPIADQLRHATALLKIGHGPAADRLIRRAARAGKAIYVADTVRVEDQSLFGVKVLAWAGIADPEKFYRTVRETGAIVEETRSFPDHHHFSEDEIADLVDRAASRGYTLVTTAKDMVRLESGHGRAGELAANSRVIEIEVRFDDPLAPAKIIEATLAAARARKLRANGKS, from the coding sequence ATGGTTTCCGAAGCGCCTCCGTTCTGGTGGACAAAGGCCGACTGGCGTGCCTATGCGCTTTGGCCCTTCTCCTGGGTCTATGGCCGCATCGCCGCAATCCGGATGGATCGGGCGCGCCGCGCCATGCCGGCCGTGCCGCTGATCTGCGTCGGCAACTTCACGGTCGGCGGGGCAGGCAAGACGCCGACCGCCATCGCGCTCGCACAGGCGGCCAAGGCGCGGGGACTGAAGCCGGGTTTCCTCAGCCGCGGCTATGGCGGCTCGCTGGACGTCACGACGGTCGTTGATCCTGGTCATCATCGCGCCCGGGAGGTCGGCGACGAGCCGCTGCTGCTTGCGCGCGAGGCCCTGACGGTCGTTTGCCGCCGCCGCGTCGACGGTGCCCGCAGGCTCGCCGCCGAAGGCGCCGACATCATCATCATGGACGACGGCTTCCAGAGCGCTCGTCTTACCTTCGATTTCGCGCTGCTGGTGATCGATTCGGTCCGCGGCATCGGCAACGGCCATCTGGTGCCCTCCGGGCCCGTCCGCGCGCCGATCGCCGACCAGCTTCGTCACGCGACGGCGCTTCTGAAGATCGGCCACGGTCCGGCCGCCGATCGCCTCATTCGCCGCGCGGCGCGGGCCGGCAAGGCCATCTATGTCGCGGACACGGTGCGGGTGGAAGATCAATCGCTGTTCGGCGTCAAGGTTCTGGCCTGGGCGGGCATTGCCGATCCGGAGAAATTCTATCGGACGGTCCGCGAAACGGGCGCGATCGTCGAGGAGACGCGGAGCTTTCCGGATCATCACCACTTTTCCGAGGACGAGATTGCCGATCTCGTCGATCGCGCCGCAAGCCGGGGCTATACGCTGGTGACGACGGCCAAGGACATGGTCCGCCTTGAATCCGGCCACGGACGGGCGGGGGAACTGGCCGCCAACAGCAGGGTCATCGAGATCGAGGTGCGTTTCGATGATCCCTTAGCGCCCGCCAAGATCATCGAGGCGACACTTGCCGCCGCGCGGGCACGCAAATTGCGTGCAAATGGGAAGAGTTGA